The following coding sequences lie in one Alloacidobacterium dinghuense genomic window:
- a CDS encoding glycoside hydrolase family 9 protein — protein sequence MRRREFLSSSARYLGAGAVYSALPLGLARAAAPENALAIALNQVGYLPARAKRASVNARATSFVVRSVGGDKVVYRGQLDAPLADAASGDTLQTANFSALTAPGNFILELDSGQKSPAFRIDGDVYHDALKLTMRAFYGQRCGCHVDLGGGYAHPVCHLTAAYHASSGKTGPLQNRGGWHDAGDYGRYIANSGISTGTLLWAWELYQSTLSKLALQIPESGGKLPDFLAEVRWNLDWMMTLQDTDGGVWHKQTSLQFCPFIMPQDDTLTSYVIGTGAPAYKGTCASADFAAVMAIAARCYGAYDAAYAKRCLTAARKAWEWATSNPNVLFHNPPDVGTGEYGDDDCGDELLWASAELWRTTGDAQYQKAFGAGAEKPESIAINAPSWSALSALAYWTYALASRKDTLGLLSAIQDATIKAAEALVTNSNSNGYGNTLAAADYVWGSNGVAGNHSLLLLIASHFHANNDFVEAALGNLHYLVGRNCFGASWVTQLGSQPFQHPHHRPSVADHLPAPWPGLLSGGPNRHPADPVAKELPPGPPMRMYVDDQGAYSVNEIAINWNAPLVFLLAAANSL from the coding sequence ATGCGCCGCCGCGAGTTTCTCTCCTCCTCCGCTCGCTACTTGGGGGCGGGTGCTGTCTATTCTGCATTGCCATTGGGTTTGGCCAGGGCTGCCGCGCCTGAAAATGCGCTGGCGATTGCGCTCAATCAGGTGGGCTATTTGCCTGCACGGGCGAAGCGCGCGAGTGTGAATGCGAGGGCAACGTCGTTTGTGGTGCGGTCTGTTGGCGGCGATAAGGTTGTGTATCGCGGACAACTGGATGCTCCTCTGGCTGATGCTGCTTCGGGAGATACACTGCAGACGGCTAATTTTTCAGCGCTGACCGCGCCGGGGAATTTCATCCTTGAGCTTGATTCGGGGCAGAAGTCGCCGGCGTTTCGCATCGATGGCGATGTTTACCATGATGCTCTCAAGTTGACGATGCGGGCCTTCTATGGACAGCGCTGCGGATGCCATGTCGATCTCGGCGGGGGCTATGCGCACCCGGTGTGTCATTTGACAGCGGCGTATCACGCTTCGTCGGGAAAGACTGGCCCGTTGCAGAACAGGGGTGGCTGGCATGATGCGGGCGATTACGGGCGCTATATCGCGAATTCGGGCATCAGCACCGGTACGCTGCTGTGGGCGTGGGAGCTATATCAGAGCACACTGAGCAAGCTTGCGCTTCAGATTCCGGAGTCTGGCGGGAAACTGCCGGATTTTCTGGCCGAGGTGCGCTGGAACCTGGACTGGATGATGACGCTGCAGGATACCGACGGCGGAGTGTGGCACAAGCAGACGAGTTTGCAGTTCTGTCCATTCATTATGCCGCAGGATGACACGCTGACGAGTTATGTAATCGGCACGGGCGCTCCGGCATACAAGGGCACATGCGCAAGCGCGGACTTTGCGGCGGTGATGGCGATTGCGGCTCGCTGCTATGGGGCGTACGACGCTGCGTATGCCAAGCGCTGTCTTACGGCGGCGCGCAAGGCGTGGGAGTGGGCTACGAGCAATCCCAATGTGTTGTTTCATAATCCGCCGGATGTGGGTACCGGGGAATATGGTGACGATGACTGCGGCGATGAGTTGCTGTGGGCGTCGGCGGAGCTGTGGCGGACAACCGGCGACGCGCAGTATCAGAAGGCTTTTGGCGCGGGCGCTGAGAAGCCTGAATCGATTGCGATTAACGCGCCTTCTTGGAGTGCGCTTTCGGCGCTCGCTTATTGGACATACGCGCTTGCTTCACGCAAGGATACTTTGGGTTTGCTGAGCGCGATTCAGGACGCGACGATCAAAGCTGCGGAAGCGCTCGTGACAAATAGTAACAGTAACGGTTACGGAAATACGCTGGCTGCTGCGGACTATGTTTGGGGTTCGAATGGGGTTGCCGGAAATCATTCACTGCTACTGTTGATTGCCAGCCATTTTCACGCAAATAACGATTTCGTCGAGGCGGCGCTCGGAAATCTGCACTATCTGGTCGGGCGCAATTGCTTTGGGGCTTCATGGGTGACGCAACTTGGCTCGCAGCCTTTTCAGCATCCGCATCATCGGCCCAGTGTTGCTGATCATCTTCCGGCACCGTGGCCTGGGCTGCTTTCGGGCGGCCCGAATCGGCATCCGGCTGATCCTGTTGCGAAGGAGTTGCCGCCTGGACCGCCGATGCGCATGTATGTCGATGATCAGGGGGCTTACTCGGTGAATGAGATCGCGATCAACTGGAACGCTCCGCTGGTCTTCCTTCTCGCTGCAGCAAACAGTCTGTAG
- a CDS encoding glycoside hydrolase family 20 zincin-like fold domain-containing protein, with protein MSDRRTKIFAALIIASSILTLTHIAAAQQPAPLALIPQPRETRLVSTIPLTKGIAIEAPGGDVEDTFAAEDLKDTLHSYGIEQNAKASVRVILLRKDNSHAREALETNHIAFDPAMHDEGYALIPKGDTLYVIAETSAGVFYGAQTVKQLVTKQTGSWALQAALIRDWPALSHRAADDDLSRSGMPTLEYQKKQIRTFAAFKLNAYSPYFEFTLRYSGNPVPAPSPGTLTREDVAALVRYAQQYHITIIPEQEAFGHLYRVLAYDKYLDLGETPHGDVLAPGEPGSLQLIKSWFTEIAQNFPGPYIHIGADETFGLGRGKTQSEVQKRGLGPVYVDFLLNIAHELAPLQKKILFWGDVAMNDPEQVKRLPKDLIAVPWWYDPEPSFDKYIKPFTDAGLETWVAPGVDSWLKVYPNNDVALRNIQGFLRDGQRMGAKGAITTMWNDQGETLFDQVWYGMLFGAAASWQQGESSIPQYQQSFAQAFHNDWSGKINQAQFEIIAAHQALEKVKIDDASNNLFWLDPWSHDGQTMADKIRPALRDLRLHAEQAITLVEQAKDENPDLTNRNALDALELGARRMDFIGMKFEFADEMAAMYSKVYAEQNDPAKNDEVDALFSLITDMNDGRCDQLRDGYTFTRELYEDAWKKENRPYWLGNVQVRYEAAQLLWHTRCTQLRQLFDDHDNNKIPLPPASSLGIPTPKVP; from the coding sequence TTGTCCGATCGCCGCACGAAGATTTTCGCAGCACTGATTATTGCCTCATCTATTTTGACTCTCACGCACATTGCAGCCGCGCAGCAACCTGCCCCGCTCGCTCTCATCCCTCAGCCCAGAGAAACCCGCCTCGTCTCGACCATCCCGCTCACCAAAGGAATCGCTATCGAAGCGCCCGGTGGCGACGTAGAGGACACCTTCGCAGCCGAAGACCTCAAAGACACGCTGCACTCCTACGGCATAGAGCAGAACGCCAAAGCCTCGGTCCGCGTCATCCTCTTGCGCAAAGACAACTCCCACGCACGCGAAGCCCTCGAAACCAACCACATCGCCTTCGATCCCGCGATGCACGATGAAGGCTACGCGCTCATTCCCAAAGGCGACACGCTCTACGTCATCGCTGAAACTTCCGCCGGAGTCTTCTACGGCGCACAGACCGTCAAGCAACTCGTCACCAAGCAAACCGGATCATGGGCGCTTCAAGCCGCCCTCATCCGCGACTGGCCCGCACTCTCGCACCGCGCTGCCGATGACGACCTCTCGCGCAGCGGCATGCCCACACTCGAATACCAGAAGAAGCAGATCCGCACCTTCGCCGCCTTCAAGTTGAACGCCTACTCGCCCTATTTCGAATTCACCCTCCGCTATAGCGGTAACCCCGTCCCCGCACCGAGCCCCGGAACTCTCACACGCGAAGACGTGGCCGCACTCGTCCGCTACGCGCAGCAGTACCACATCACCATCATTCCCGAGCAGGAAGCCTTCGGCCATCTCTACCGTGTTCTCGCCTACGACAAGTACCTCGACCTGGGCGAAACGCCGCACGGCGACGTCCTCGCTCCCGGGGAGCCCGGATCGCTCCAGCTCATCAAGTCATGGTTCACTGAGATCGCCCAGAACTTCCCCGGCCCCTACATCCACATCGGCGCCGATGAAACCTTCGGCTTAGGCCGCGGAAAAACTCAATCAGAGGTCCAGAAGCGCGGCCTCGGCCCTGTCTACGTCGATTTCCTGCTCAACATCGCCCATGAACTCGCCCCGCTGCAAAAGAAAATCCTCTTCTGGGGCGACGTCGCCATGAATGACCCCGAGCAGGTCAAGCGCCTGCCCAAAGACCTCATCGCCGTCCCCTGGTGGTACGACCCCGAGCCCAGCTTCGACAAGTACATCAAGCCTTTCACCGACGCGGGCCTCGAAACCTGGGTCGCGCCCGGCGTCGACAGCTGGCTCAAGGTCTACCCCAATAACGACGTCGCCCTGCGCAACATCCAGGGCTTCCTCCGCGACGGCCAGCGCATGGGCGCAAAAGGCGCCATCACCACCATGTGGAACGATCAGGGCGAGACCCTATTTGATCAGGTCTGGTACGGCATGCTCTTCGGCGCAGCCGCCAGCTGGCAGCAGGGCGAGAGCAGCATCCCCCAATACCAGCAGAGCTTCGCGCAGGCCTTCCACAACGACTGGTCCGGCAAGATCAACCAGGCGCAATTCGAAATCATCGCCGCGCACCAGGCGCTCGAAAAAGTAAAGATCGACGACGCCAGCAACAACCTCTTCTGGCTTGACCCATGGAGTCATGACGGCCAGACCATGGCCGACAAGATCCGCCCCGCACTCCGCGACCTCCGCCTCCACGCCGAACAAGCCATCACCCTCGTCGAGCAAGCCAAAGACGAGAACCCCGACCTCACCAACCGCAACGCCCTCGACGCCCTCGAACTAGGTGCGCGCCGCATGGACTTCATCGGCATGAAGTTCGAGTTCGCCGACGAGATGGCCGCCATGTACTCCAAGGTCTACGCCGAGCAAAACGATCCCGCCAAAAACGATGAAGTCGACGCCCTCTTCTCCCTCATCACCGACATGAACGACGGCCGCTGCGATCAGCTCCGCGACGGCTACACATTCACCCGCGAGCTCTACGAAGACGCCTGGAAGAAAGAAAACCGCCCCTACTGGCTCGGCAACGTGCAGGTCCGCTACGAGGCCGCACAGCTTCTCTGGCACACCCGCTGCACCCAGCTCCGCCAGCTCTTCGACGACCACGACAACAACAAGATTCCGCTGCCGCCCGCGTCATCCCTGGGCATCCCCACCCCAAAAGTCCCATAA
- a CDS encoding isoaspartyl peptidase/L-asparaginase, with the protein MPHTPVLLVHGGAWAIPDDMVEAHQRGVANALSTGHALLSKGASAVDAVEAAVAVLEDDDTFDAGRGSFLTRDGRVQLDALLMDGGSMRAGGVACVERLRNPIHAARLVLDKSPHVYFVGQGAEEFAQQHGMQLIDNSELVLDRERQRLEEAQEKERAGLPDLTFAGDDKSPETAAFASHEAIGLDTHDTVGAVALDSRGKIAAATSTGGTLNKAPGRVGDSSLIGCGCYADNSSAAVSLTGWGEPIMKLVLGKWAVDRVQMGRAPEQVAPDAIAYLYKRLGGHGGIILLAPDGRYSIAHNTPRMAWGICDAQGCRTGILIEDE; encoded by the coding sequence ATGCCACACACTCCTGTTCTCCTAGTTCACGGCGGAGCCTGGGCCATTCCCGACGACATGGTCGAAGCCCACCAGCGCGGCGTCGCCAACGCCCTCTCCACCGGACATGCCCTGCTTAGCAAAGGAGCTTCCGCCGTTGACGCCGTCGAGGCCGCCGTAGCCGTCCTCGAAGACGACGACACCTTCGACGCCGGACGCGGCAGTTTCCTCACTCGCGATGGCCGCGTGCAGCTCGACGCCCTGCTCATGGACGGTGGCAGCATGCGCGCCGGAGGCGTCGCCTGCGTCGAGCGCCTGCGCAACCCCATCCACGCCGCGCGCCTCGTCCTCGACAAGAGCCCGCACGTCTACTTCGTCGGACAGGGCGCCGAAGAGTTCGCCCAGCAGCACGGCATGCAGCTCATCGACAACTCCGAGCTGGTCCTCGACCGCGAGCGTCAGCGCCTCGAAGAAGCACAGGAAAAAGAACGCGCCGGCCTCCCCGATCTCACCTTCGCCGGAGACGACAAGTCCCCCGAAACCGCGGCCTTTGCCTCGCACGAAGCCATCGGTCTCGATACTCACGACACCGTAGGCGCCGTTGCGCTCGACTCCAGGGGCAAGATCGCTGCCGCCACCTCGACTGGAGGCACCCTGAACAAAGCCCCCGGCCGTGTCGGCGACTCATCCCTCATCGGCTGCGGCTGCTACGCGGACAACTCTAGCGCCGCCGTCTCGCTCACCGGATGGGGCGAGCCCATCATGAAATTAGTGCTGGGGAAATGGGCCGTCGATCGCGTGCAGATGGGCCGAGCCCCCGAACAGGTCGCCCCCGACGCCATCGCCTACCTCTACAAGCGCCTCGGCGGACACGGCGGCATCATCCTCCTCGCCCCCGACGGCCGCTACAGCATCGCTCACAACACCCCCCGCATGGCCTGGGGCATCTGCGACGCACAAGGCTGCCGCACCGGCATTCTGATTGAAGACGAGTAA
- a CDS encoding carbohydrate-binding protein, with protein sequence MQKEIIGHTTAARKSHENTEWLDLESMARVELTSEDASFPIENVLSMNPERNQLGWRAASTGPQTIALVFTVPTHLRRIFAHFIDHEAERSQEFVLRYSSANGPGREIVRQQWNFSPTGSSQEIEDFTVDLAAVTKLELVIDPDRGGGQNRATLNALRLA encoded by the coding sequence ATGCAGAAGGAAATCATTGGACACACGACGGCTGCGAGAAAAAGCCATGAGAACACCGAGTGGCTGGATCTGGAGTCGATGGCTCGCGTCGAACTCACCTCAGAAGACGCGTCTTTCCCGATCGAAAACGTGCTGAGCATGAACCCGGAGCGTAATCAGCTTGGATGGCGCGCCGCCAGTACCGGGCCGCAGACGATTGCGCTGGTCTTTACCGTGCCGACCCATCTCCGACGGATCTTCGCGCATTTCATCGATCACGAAGCAGAACGGTCGCAGGAGTTTGTGCTTCGCTACTCTTCGGCAAACGGACCGGGCCGGGAAATTGTGCGCCAGCAATGGAACTTCAGCCCCACGGGGTCATCGCAGGAGATCGAAGATTTCACCGTTGACCTCGCAGCGGTGACAAAGCTTGAGTTGGTGATTGACCCGGACCGTGGGGGCGGGCAAAACCGCGCCACACTCAACGCACTTCGACTGGCTTAG
- a CDS encoding class II fructose-bisphosphate aldolase, translating to MHTLREVLQQAQQDGTAVGHFNISDLVLLKAVVEAARELKVPVLVGASEGERSFMGVRQTADLVRSFRDEFDLPIYLNADHTHTLASAEEVARAGFDSIVFDLSALPLEENVRKTREAVVALKTIHPSMLVEGEIGDIGTGSEVKEAMPDLSKTLTTPEEARQFVEETGIDILAPAVGSMHGMSRSMVQGATKQHLNIERIAAIRKAANVPITLHGGSGTDDEDFRRAIAAGITIVHINTELRVAWRSSLEKSLSDKQDEVVPYKILPSVVTSVKEVVKSRLMLFNTVAPKPVEVR from the coding sequence ATGCATACGCTACGAGAAGTTTTGCAGCAGGCGCAACAAGACGGGACGGCGGTTGGCCATTTCAATATTTCAGATCTCGTCCTGTTGAAAGCTGTTGTCGAAGCGGCGCGGGAACTGAAGGTTCCAGTGCTCGTTGGAGCGTCCGAGGGCGAGCGCTCTTTTATGGGAGTTCGCCAGACCGCAGACCTGGTCAGGAGCTTCCGCGACGAGTTCGATTTGCCGATCTACCTGAATGCGGACCATACGCATACCCTCGCCAGTGCGGAAGAAGTGGCAAGGGCCGGCTTCGATTCCATTGTCTTCGACCTCTCGGCGTTGCCGCTCGAAGAGAACGTGCGGAAAACTCGCGAAGCTGTCGTCGCTCTGAAGACGATCCATCCCTCCATGCTTGTCGAGGGAGAGATCGGCGACATCGGCACTGGCTCCGAAGTGAAGGAAGCGATGCCTGACCTGTCCAAAACGCTCACCACTCCCGAAGAAGCGCGGCAATTCGTCGAAGAAACGGGCATCGACATTCTCGCCCCGGCCGTAGGCAGCATGCACGGTATGTCGAGAAGCATGGTGCAGGGCGCAACGAAGCAACATTTAAATATCGAACGGATCGCCGCGATCAGGAAAGCTGCAAATGTGCCCATAACGCTGCACGGTGGTTCGGGCACCGATGACGAAGATTTCCGCAGAGCTATCGCTGCCGGCATCACCATCGTCCACATCAATACGGAATTGCGGGTTGCCTGGAGAAGCAGCCTTGAAAAGAGTCTCTCCGACAAACAAGATGAGGTCGTCCCCTACAAGATTCTTCCCTCTGTCGTCACTTCGGTGAAAGAGGTAGTCAAGTCGCGGCTGATGCTCTTCAACACCGTTGCGCCTAAGCCAGTCGAAGTGCGTTGA
- a CDS encoding MBL fold metallo-hydrolase produces MEPIRIEQFFLGCLAHASYMVASEGVAAVIDPQRDVDIYVDAAKEAGWQIEHIIETHLHADFVSGHHELAERTGARIYLGDGSGASFMHTAVKDGDSIQFGNCRIDFMQTPGHTVESACAVLTDLGEPSRPKAVFTGDTLFVGDVGRPDLSGDHTPQELAAMLYRSLHEKLLKLPDDTEVFPAHGAGSLCGRQMSSERSSTIGKERRTNYALQAKSSDEFVSLLTESLPPRPEYFGYDVELNRRGAAALEQLPQLTPLRASEVLRLQSEGAVVLDTRPAMDFAVAHVPGSIHIALSGQYASWAARILGLYKRIILVGEDADHLRESQLRLARVGIEKADTYLEDGVSGWVKSGYELDYIPQVSATELADLLDQDDVSVLDVRESTEVQGGAIENSIRIPLGQLPARTDELDHDKLMVVHCKGGYRSSIATSILRRAGFRDVANLTGGHDAWLVRNNEMAGSQL; encoded by the coding sequence ATGGAACCGATACGGATCGAACAGTTTTTCCTCGGATGTCTTGCGCACGCCTCCTATATGGTCGCATCGGAAGGCGTTGCCGCCGTGATCGACCCACAGCGCGATGTGGACATTTATGTTGACGCGGCGAAAGAAGCAGGCTGGCAGATCGAGCACATTATCGAAACGCACCTGCATGCCGACTTCGTATCCGGTCACCATGAACTGGCCGAGCGCACGGGGGCGCGCATCTATCTGGGCGATGGTTCCGGCGCGTCGTTCATGCATACAGCAGTCAAGGATGGCGACTCGATTCAGTTCGGCAATTGCCGGATTGATTTCATGCAGACGCCAGGCCACACGGTCGAGAGCGCCTGCGCGGTGTTGACCGACCTAGGCGAACCTTCCCGCCCAAAAGCTGTTTTCACCGGCGACACGCTCTTTGTGGGCGATGTAGGAAGGCCCGATCTCTCCGGAGATCACACGCCGCAGGAGCTTGCGGCGATGCTGTACCGGAGCTTGCATGAAAAGCTGCTGAAGCTTCCCGACGATACTGAAGTGTTTCCGGCGCATGGAGCGGGCTCACTCTGCGGACGACAGATGAGCTCAGAGCGCTCTTCTACGATCGGCAAGGAGCGACGCACGAACTACGCGCTCCAGGCGAAAAGCTCCGATGAGTTTGTCAGCCTTCTTACCGAAAGCCTGCCACCGCGGCCCGAGTATTTTGGCTACGACGTGGAGCTGAATCGAAGAGGAGCTGCCGCGCTCGAACAGCTTCCGCAGCTTACTCCGTTGCGCGCGTCTGAAGTGCTTCGTCTGCAGTCGGAAGGCGCGGTTGTTCTCGATACACGTCCGGCAATGGACTTCGCGGTCGCGCATGTGCCAGGGTCGATCCATATCGCGCTCTCCGGACAATATGCGTCGTGGGCTGCGCGCATTCTTGGACTGTACAAGCGCATCATCCTTGTCGGCGAAGACGCGGATCATCTGCGGGAATCTCAGTTGCGCCTGGCCCGCGTTGGCATTGAGAAGGCGGACACCTATCTCGAAGACGGCGTCTCGGGATGGGTGAAGAGCGGATACGAACTCGATTACATTCCGCAGGTTTCAGCTACAGAACTGGCTGACTTGCTGGATCAAGATGACGTCAGCGTTCTGGATGTTCGCGAATCCACCGAAGTGCAGGGCGGAGCGATTGAGAATTCCATTCGCATTCCGCTAGGCCAGCTGCCGGCTCGAACTGACGAACTGGATCACGATAAGCTGATGGTGGTTCATTGCAAAGGCGGATATCGCAGCTCCATCGCTACGAGTATCTTGCGGCGCGCCGGCTTCCGCGACGTTGCAAACCTTACAGGCGGACACGATGCGTGGCTCGTGCGCAACAATGAAATGGCGGGCTCGCAACTCTAG
- a CDS encoding glycosyltransferase 87 family protein: MAFLACLLLARGVLPGWRGLHSDFPNYYLVARLLREGYSLDRIYDWIWLQRIKDHWGLDQSLVGFAGLTPFSALPVLPLAGFAALIAKRFWIVASLLFLFGTSETLQRVTRLGRRRIWILTLLAVIPLRSSFILGQMHILVLILLSLAYFFRLRERGIVCGSLVALAGALKVYPLLFVFYFAWKRQWREALSVVAGTAALLGVSYLCFGSHLMHIYITQILPRSMQGEVIDPYSPQAASAAAFLHRLFILEPDLNPTPVWNRPALYSIFYPLWQVAVWFPLFLSIRPSSRDRDTEKLEWAIFLLALLILSPVPSSYHFVVMILPIILAADVLVKRQQYLRLGIVVLLYFIICNVVGPPPKSSAFTFQTVLAFSRLWIELLLWIVLVICVWREAYTPESRKNILLNAIPLTALSGVFWIAGFTSYQHHFSHLEEDIRSRLRFPIHPLLATGVHPLDDGFVATVMSRSGYQIVDQNGQMAWEHTASDQLSSATTRNQSRVIPELADKGGSRITLGDSPEMQIQNAESPAISTDGALLVYIREEKGRGQLRIAHLAARTGAPALLSDAELVREPYDVRDAALTPSGEVVFSARVNGRTNIYQVTPGSQPAVLIADREEVEAPAVSPDGQQIAFRKLLFNRWQLMTMSVASHDERQLTFGDCNAFAPAWLDNATVAYATDCGRGLGLTALASIKVIR; this comes from the coding sequence TTGGCGTTTCTTGCATGTCTTCTGCTGGCGAGGGGAGTGCTGCCGGGCTGGCGCGGTCTCCATTCTGACTTTCCAAACTACTATCTTGTCGCACGTCTCCTACGCGAAGGCTACAGCCTCGATCGCATCTACGATTGGATATGGCTGCAGAGAATCAAAGACCACTGGGGACTTGACCAGTCGCTGGTCGGCTTCGCCGGACTCACTCCGTTTTCTGCATTGCCTGTGTTGCCGCTGGCCGGCTTTGCGGCGCTTATCGCCAAGCGGTTCTGGATCGTTGCGAGTCTTCTATTCCTGTTCGGAACATCCGAGACGCTCCAGCGCGTGACCCGGCTCGGTCGGCGTCGCATCTGGATTCTGACACTGCTAGCAGTCATTCCGTTGCGGTCGAGTTTCATTCTTGGGCAAATGCATATCTTGGTGCTGATACTGTTGTCGCTCGCATATTTTTTTCGTCTACGCGAGCGCGGTATCGTTTGCGGATCACTCGTGGCGCTCGCTGGAGCTTTGAAGGTATATCCACTTCTATTCGTCTTCTACTTCGCGTGGAAGCGCCAGTGGCGCGAAGCCCTTTCCGTGGTGGCTGGAACGGCAGCGCTGCTCGGCGTCAGCTATCTGTGTTTTGGCAGCCATCTCATGCACATCTACATCACTCAGATTCTTCCTCGCAGCATGCAGGGTGAGGTGATCGACCCTTACAGCCCTCAGGCTGCGTCGGCGGCCGCATTCTTGCATCGGCTTTTTATTCTTGAGCCGGATCTGAATCCGACACCCGTGTGGAATCGACCGGCCCTCTACTCGATCTTCTATCCGCTGTGGCAGGTTGCAGTGTGGTTCCCGTTGTTTCTGAGCATTCGACCTTCATCGCGCGATCGTGATACGGAAAAACTGGAGTGGGCCATTTTTCTGCTCGCCCTGCTCATTTTGTCGCCCGTGCCTTCGAGCTACCACTTCGTCGTAATGATCCTTCCGATCATTCTCGCCGCGGATGTTCTGGTCAAGAGGCAACAATATCTTCGGCTGGGGATCGTAGTATTGCTCTATTTCATCATCTGCAATGTGGTGGGTCCGCCTCCGAAAAGCAGTGCATTTACATTCCAGACGGTGCTTGCTTTTTCCCGCTTGTGGATCGAATTGCTCCTTTGGATTGTCCTCGTGATCTGCGTTTGGCGCGAGGCTTATACACCGGAAAGCCGCAAAAACATCCTGTTGAATGCCATTCCACTTACAGCGCTCTCAGGAGTGTTCTGGATTGCCGGGTTCACGAGCTATCAGCATCACTTTTCTCACCTCGAAGAAGATATCCGTTCGCGATTGCGATTTCCTATCCATCCACTGCTCGCGACTGGCGTCCATCCCCTGGACGATGGCTTTGTGGCAACAGTGATGAGCCGGTCCGGATATCAAATTGTTGACCAAAACGGACAGATGGCGTGGGAGCATACTGCATCCGATCAGCTCTCATCAGCTACAACCAGAAATCAATCGCGCGTGATCCCGGAGCTGGCCGACAAAGGCGGCTCGCGCATCACGCTTGGAGATTCGCCTGAGATGCAGATCCAAAACGCCGAGTCTCCCGCAATTTCGACCGACGGAGCGTTACTGGTGTACATCCGCGAAGAAAAAGGTCGAGGCCAGCTCCGCATCGCACACCTCGCAGCGCGGACCGGCGCACCAGCCCTGCTCAGCGATGCTGAGCTGGTGCGCGAACCTTATGATGTTCGCGATGCCGCGTTGACACCTTCCGGAGAAGTCGTCTTTTCTGCGCGCGTGAATGGCAGAACGAATATCTATCAGGTCACTCCCGGCAGCCAGCCGGCTGTCCTGATCGCTGACCGCGAAGAAGTGGAAGCCCCTGCCGTTTCTCCCGACGGGCAGCAGATAGCCTTTCGCAAGTTGCTCTTCAATCGCTGGCAGCTGATGACAATGAGCGTTGCCAGCCATGACGAACGCCAGCTCACATTCGGCGACTGCAATGCGTTCGCGCCTGCGTGGCTGGACAATGCAACCGTTGCCTACGCGACCGATTGCGGACGAGGGTTGGGACTTACCGCGCTGGCCTCGATCAAAGTAATTCGTTAG
- a CDS encoding SDR family NAD(P)-dependent oxidoreductase, with the protein MQASRGILHKQFRLYSSGPTGAPAILTFMQALPSFKLDGQIALVTGAARGLGRAISLALAEAGADVAMGLRDLKADSGLAAEIAARGRRVLPLQMEMTSLEQITSAVDEAVNHFGRLDILVNNAGVAPDNLAENVVEKDFDYTLAVNLKGTFFASQAAGRVMIKQKYGRIINMSSQAGFAALPTESIYCMTKAGIAHLTKCLAVEWGKYNINVNAVAPTFIYTDGTKPVLSDPDFHADTVERIAALHRIGEPIEVAGAVVFLASQAASLITGHTLLIDGGWTAR; encoded by the coding sequence GTGCAGGCGAGTCGTGGCATCCTTCATAAGCAATTCCGACTCTACAGCAGCGGGCCAACGGGAGCACCTGCTATTCTCACCTTCATGCAGGCACTCCCTTCATTCAAACTTGATGGACAGATAGCGCTGGTCACCGGCGCAGCGCGCGGATTAGGCCGCGCCATTTCTCTCGCGCTCGCCGAAGCAGGCGCAGACGTAGCGATGGGCTTGCGCGATCTCAAGGCTGATTCCGGCCTTGCGGCGGAGATAGCTGCGCGAGGTCGCCGCGTGCTGCCTCTACAGATGGAGATGACCAGCCTTGAGCAGATTACAAGCGCTGTTGACGAGGCGGTAAATCACTTTGGGCGGCTCGACATCCTGGTGAACAACGCTGGTGTCGCGCCGGATAATCTCGCGGAAAATGTCGTCGAAAAAGATTTCGATTACACCCTGGCAGTCAACCTGAAGGGAACGTTCTTCGCGAGCCAGGCCGCCGGACGCGTGATGATCAAGCAGAAGTATGGGCGCATTATCAACATGAGTTCACAGGCTGGATTCGCCGCCCTGCCCACAGAGTCCATTTATTGCATGACAAAGGCAGGCATCGCGCACCTGACGAAATGTCTCGCCGTGGAGTGGGGCAAATACAACATCAATGTCAACGCAGTGGCGCCGACGTTCATTTACACAGACGGAACAAAGCCTGTGCTCTCCGATCCTGACTTCCATGCGGACACTGTAGAGCGCATCGCCGCTCTGCATCGCATCGGTGAGCCGATTGAGGTCGCAGGCGCTGTCGTCTTCCTTGCCTCGCAGGCCGCATCGCTCATCACCGGCCACACGCTGCTGATTGATGGCGGTTGGACCGCACGTTAA